The following nucleotide sequence is from Penicillium digitatum chromosome 5, complete sequence.
acaaacaagGAGCGGGCATCAGCAAAGGGTATATCAAATATGAACGCTAATATAAACAAGCCCGCTTCAGATGTATGATTAATTTATGGACTCCTGCGTATGACGCAGGACGTCTTGGAGGTATTCTAGGACCTTTTCTTCTGCTCCCACCAGGTTATCCTCATCCAGCCACTCCAGGTGTTCATTCCCCACTCCGGACCACCGGACTAGGTACTGCTTTCGTCGACCCCGTCCGCGGCCTCTATGTCGCATATCCAGGACCGCGTCTACGTCTGCACGATCTGTGTCTTCCGGGAAGCGTGGATCGAACGTGGAGGGAGGTTCAGCTGAAGAGAGATCGCCTTCTTGAGGGGCACGTTCTAGGTGTTGTAACGATACCACTGGGAGAGCTCCAGCAAGCTCTGGCGGCATCTGTAAGCGATACGCCAGGCGTCCGACGCGTTCAATGACACGGCACTTGATATGTCGCTGGGTAAGTTTCCTTGTGATGTTGCGCGATGGCCATATATAACCCGGCTCAGTCCCTTGCGCAAGACGTAAGTATACGAAGTCATTCTTCTGGAAAAAGACAGGCTTGTGACGGCTATCGTATTGCTTCTTCATCACCATAGCATAGCCGCGTACTTGGCACATTCGTCGGCGTCCTGTCGGCTCGCTTGGGGAGATCCGACGAAAGCCTGACGGAGGAGATTCCACGGCATACGTAGATCGACACCGAAAATAAGCTTGTGTGGTGAGTCGCCAGTGGATACATTGACTGAGGCATTCAGTGAGGCTTGCATTGGCGCGAGACCTTCGTCCCAATCCGCTTCCTGGTGGATATTCTGCCAGTGGCGTAGCCAGATTTCGCCTGTTTGGTTCGAACGTTCCGATTGGCCGTCTGCCTGTGGGTTATACGCCGCCGTATATAGGAGCTTAGTGCGTAGGGCAGTAAATATACCCTTCCAGAAGCCTTGAACAAAGCGCTTGTCCCGGTCGGAGATCCACACCACGGGGATCCCCCAGTCGCCCTTCTGGAGGTCACGGAGGACCGCGATAGCCCATTCTTCACCGCTCCAGGTCTTCTTTCCGGGCGTCGAGCCGATACGCTTTGTGGATTTACATGTGTAGATTGCCACCGCATCGAAACCCTTCTTCGTGCGTGGCAGGCCGGTAACAAAGTCAATTGTCAGCGTATGAAACGGGATCGGTGGCGCGAGAATCGGCTGAAGTGATCCGTATGGTTTGTGACGATGTACTGCGTTTTTCTTGCACTCGTCACACTAATCGATATACGCCCGGAGCTTTTTTGCTCCCTTGTGTATGACAAAGCCTCGCATCTTCTGCCAGGCGCGATGGAAACCGAGGTGTCCGTCACCGTGTGCCATTTCGAAGATATCATCTTTGATCGCCTCAGGAATACACAGCCACCGGTCGCCGTCGGCCTGCGTTGAATACAGCAAGCCGTCGTCGGTTTCGTAGGGTAGACGTGGCTTGATAGGGTCGGGGTCCTGTGTCACCCTTTGGAGCTCGTTGAGGACAAGGCTCCATTTAGGGTCTTCCTTGTAAGCTGTTCGCACACGCTGCTGGAAATCATCGGAGAGCTGTACGTAGGACGTGAGGAAGGCGTAGGCCTCATCAGGAACGTCCCATGTGGATGCCGCGCCAGGCAACGCCAGGTCAGACGTCAAGCTGACAGGCCTAACTACGTCAGACGCAGGGTCGGCGTACAGGGCTTCCAGGTCATCGTCTTCACGGGGCTGGGCTTTTTCCACTGCCGATAGACGGGAAAGAGCGTCTGCGACGTAGTTTAATTTGCCCGCCTTGTGATGGACTTGCAGACGAAACTGCTGGAGATACTGAGACGCTCGCACCAGACGCAGGTTTAGTCGATCTGCTGACGCGGATACCAAAGAGGTAGCGGAATTAATCGTCGCTATGTGGTCAGCATAGGCTACTGGTGTCAAGTCCTCCGGAGCTGCTTCGATCATGTGTCGGATTTTGCGTATGACCCAGACAATGCAAGAGACCTCTAATTCCGTTGCCCAATACTGTTTCTCGGCTGGGGTCAGCAGTCGACTCATGAACATGATTGGTTCTACCGCGGTCGACGGTGGGGTCATCTTCAGGTTTGTGTGTGTGTAGTCACGCTTCACATGGAATACCATAGCTCCATGACCGCCTTCCTGAGATGCGTCGATGTCGAAATACAATCGCCGTGTCCGGTCCCAATGCGCTAGCCATCGGGGATCCTGGAAGACCGCTTGGATGGTATCGAAGGAGGCAAGCTCACGTTCCGTCGGATGCGCGTACCGTGTGCGGGTAGACCACTCTCGACGTGGACATCCTTTGACTGGGCTTCCACGTAGGAGCTCGGTCTTTCGGATCTGTAGTGGCTCGGATTTCTTTGCATAGAACGGGACGTACTGGCGTAATGCGCCAGTCATACCGAGGTACGTTTCCAGCTGACGCAACGTACGTGGGAACTCCAGGCCGGCGATTGCCTTAATCTTGTCTTCGGGTGTGGCCATGCCCAATGCGTCTACCCGCTGGCCTAGCAACGAGACCTCGGGAAAGGCGAAATACGCCTTCTTAGGCTCCAGGGATACTGAGTGCTTCTCGAGAACACCCAGGACCAAAGACAAGTGCTCGATGTGGAGGTGGAAGGCGTCCGACGCCACAACGATGTCATCAAGGTATGCCCTACAGAAGTCTGCAAACTCCTTCAGAAGCAAGTCCATCTGACGTTGGACATATGGCACGCTATTGCAAAAGCCCATAACGGCCACATGGAACATCTCCTGGCCCCTATGTGAGACGACACATATACGATCGCGGTGGTCACGTCGGACGCGCCACTGGTAAAAGAATTTCGCTGCGTCTAACACAGAGATATATTGCTTACCCTGAGTTAGGAGGACGATGTCGTCTATTGTAGGGATAGGATAAATGTCTCGCTGGACGACTTTGTTTAACGGACGGAGGTCGACGACGGCGCGACCCTTTCGCTCGGGCTCACGCCCTGGGTGCTGGAACACGCGCCAGACGACAAAGACTGGGAAACCTGTAGCCGTGTGCTCAGTCGTATAGCTCATCTTTCCTTGGTCGTGTAGAGGCTGGAAAGTCTCATCGATCACGGCACGGTCCCTCGGGCCGACAGGgtagattttggattttgggaGTTTAGATTCCCAGCCTGGGACCAGCGGGATGGTCATCCATCGATCCTCGGGAACGTCAACCACAGTAGGCCGATTGCCCCAGACATCGTATGACATCAAAAGTTCCGTCAGTTGTTGAGCTTGGGAAGGCTGTAAACCGGCCCATAACGTGATTCCGTTATTTAGCTGAATACCGTCGTCTTGCGCATGACGTAGGCCTTCATTAGGCGGGTTAGCGTTAGGATCGAAATCCGTTTCGGTGGTAGAACGGCCGAGCTCCGCGACTATTGGTTCCACTGCGCAAGCCATAGGCATATCTGCCTCATATAGGGTGCCAATGCGATCCCGCCGGCGAAGGGAGATCGGGTCGGCAGTTTCGTTGACAGCTTGGACCCAGGCAAAGTTTGCCTCGACCAAATGAGAGTAAAATGCAGCTTGGCGATGACGACCTTCAAATACGTAATCCCGATCATCGGGCAGCGTTGCCTGCACACGCGCTGGCACACGCACAATAGAGCGCAGGGGAATGAGGACGTGTTCAGCTGCGT
It contains:
- a CDS encoding reverse transcriptase is translated as MQGTQQDVPQGPSSNITLSRAELHEILDDALTRARTREVDNVRAIVDEVITARRDDIRGPPGRDGQDAPHSTAPWKTDDVGYFTPDPTSDVHVRTLRGTTYYTNVYAFINQLKALIPLKSEEVVRANLPSCLREAAARWYSTELSDEERQDLSVRSLQLGWFATLERRFKPRATEAIVKVMAPSSVYSWRDVRAGRSVTEWAQNMLRDAQAAEITGTTTVLRLVWTRLEPALQRDIREPSPATRISQFMADLDLRYGQWYEMSQRARPMQRQTQPQPVRYQCQQRQPQYNPRNAGYAYGRGEQAYQLPFRPRDTQTDNRQLMWNSIPNVQRQSQQRFPRNAYQPPPNVPQTQAQRTSYVPPQQQRPQGAYQPRQQQPQGQTNQAGQLVLSDKPWNQASYFNTGYVARQPRARPATAYQAEPQEVAPPDESLPAFYDGQHFYDPHNDAYYVDEEYNSYAEYPEEDPQAYWQAPPFQDNEDNEDDHDQPCYSVTEDLTPTATCLHCSAAFLSNNKLHAHLKDCASRHTAAADDDTTVAYYVSQPEGTETDALPPDLPIIRSDRARATQPVPRNPAAKVNTCKSEHLQKCTPVPVAGIGSRHLSSAYVSFDAFFRGADNAACIRIEAHLVENLKAKLLIGMDVIGHEGFRLDFNAKTVKIPSCMGLEIPISTHAKPHHAAPRAVYAAEHVLIPLRSIVRVPARVQATLPDDRDYVFEGRHRQAAFYSHLVEANFAWVQAVNETADPISLRRRDRIGTLYEADMPMACAVEPIVAELGRSTTETDFDPNANPPNEGLRHAQDDGIQLNNGITLWAGLQPSQAQQLTELLMSYDVWGNRPTVVDYVPFYAKKSEPLQIRKTELLRGSPVKGCPRREWSTRTRYAHPTEHALSRLSAVEKAQPREDDDLEALYADPASDVVRPVSLTSDLALPGAASTWDVPDEAYAFLTSYVQLSDDFQQRVRTAYKEDPKWSLVLNELQRVTQDPDPIKPRLPYETDDGLLYSTQADGDRWLCIPEAIKDDIFEMAHGDGHLGFHRAWQKMRGFPILAPPIPFHTLTIDFVTGLPRTKKGFDAVAIYTCKSTKRIGSTPGKKTWSGEEWAIAVLRDLQKGDWGIPVVWISDRDKRFVQGFWKGIFTALRTKLLYTAAYNPQADGQSERSNQTGEIWLRHWQNIHQEADWDEGLAPMQASLNASVNVSTGDSPHKLIFGVDLRRRRMCQVRGYAMVMKKQYDSRHKPVFFQKNDFVYLRLAQGTEPGYIWPSRNITRKLTQRHIKCRVIERVGRLAYRLQMPPELAGALPVVSLQHLERAPQEGDLSSAEPPSTFDPRFPEDTDRADVDAVLDMRHRGRGRGRRKQYLVRWSGVGNEHLEWLDEDNLVGAEEKVLEYLQDVLRHTQESIN